A window of the Gossypium hirsutum isolate 1008001.06 chromosome A05, Gossypium_hirsutum_v2.1, whole genome shotgun sequence genome harbors these coding sequences:
- the LOC121229099 gene encoding transcription factor GTE8-like produces MIPVKHSLKFRFSKENSAPIASKRRLEAEVLDGGPPEKRPKTVVDRPQCSAVVKTLMQHPTLETAVVTRISSEKRQKTAKGLRFSTDIAPKAEGLGLGFTTSNPKALRAAMLKCRFADTIFKAQQKMKGEGENADPRKLKQEKERFERRLVDEKSVLEAELLKFKKQRERDRKAARIALQNMKNTARIEINWEAEREFEILIGSSSSPGTGVVHQTRDEEIEEGEIIC; encoded by the exons ATGATTCCAGTAAAACATTCTCTCAAGTTCCGATTTTCAAAAGAGAATTCAGCGCCAATTGCTTCCAAGCGCCGATTAGAAGCAGAGGTTTTAGACGGTGGCCCGCCGGAGAAGAGGCCGAAGACGGTAGTGGACAGGCCGCAGTGTTCGGCCGTAGTGAAAACCCTCATGCAACATCCAACCCTAG AGACGGCAGTCGTCACCCGTATTTCGTCGGAGAAGAGACAGAAAACGGCAAAAGGCCTGAGGTTTTCAACAGATATTGCACCCAAAGCAGAGGGCCTAGGTCTAGGGTTTACAACATCAAACCCCAAGGCCCTACGGGCGGCAATGCTGAAGTGTCGTTTTGCAGACACCATCTTCAAAGCTCAGCAGAAGATGAAGGGTGAGGGCGAGAATGCTGATCCAAGAAAGTTGAAACAAGAAAAGGAAAGATTCGAACGAAGACTAGTTGACGAAAAGTCGGTGCTGGAAGCTGAGTTGTTGAAGTTCAAAAAGCAACGGGAAAGAGACAGAAAAGCCGCTCGAATTGCATTACAGAACATGAAAAACACGGCTCGGATTGAGATCAATTGGGAAGCTGAGAGGGAATTTGAGATTCTGATTGGATCTTCTTCATCACCTGGGACTGGGGTTGTTCATCAAACACGTGATGAAGAGATTGAAGAAggtgaaattatatgttaa
- the LOC107957406 gene encoding uncharacterized protein, translating into MVLLSTLGCRFDLLPLEESVKFSKLYPLERNLIPSTNPSAQPTLQETLCCPNTLPGKRRQFVCGSRQHIVANRDFLLYWDGRFMVWLMFTSKLTTTNRGLWVNQILT; encoded by the exons ATGGTTCTCCTTTCCACACTTGGATGTCGTTTTGACCTACTTCCGCTAGAAGaatctgtaaaattttctaagctaTATCCGCTTGAAAG AAATCTTATTCCCTCTACCAACCCTTCAGCACAGCCCACTTTGCAAGAGACCCTTTGCTGCCCAAACACTCTTCCAGGTAAACGAAG gcagttcgtgtgtggatctcgtcagcatatcgtcgcaaacag GGATTTCTTGCTGTATTGGGATGGAAGGTTTATGGTTTGGCTGATGTTTACGAGTAAATTGACGACGACGAATAGAGGACTTTGGGTAAACCAAATCTTGACATAA
- the LOC107957405 gene encoding uncharacterized protein encodes MAFSVGFRFNLLGKPQSSLIPSVSSISFAVSSFSANNVVFDGFKKHNNSITQTRASAEGLPSELAEDSKFVPLNADDPTYGPPALLLLGFEVSEAEKIRQFLKELDGDFMEIIYCTEDMINGSLWEAVNTRQPNLEQVKIAKSLPRICFFSGLSGEEMMMFIDAFPETGLEPAVFAALVPNSADKPVAELIDEIMGDHEMLTAQQSGST; translated from the exons atggCTTTTAGTGTAGGCTTTCGTTTCAATCTTCTGGGAAAGCCTCAATCTTCGCTAATTCCTTCAGTTTCATCAATTTCTTTTGCGGTTTCTTCATTTTCAGCTAATAATGTAGTCTTTGATGGCTTCAAGAAACATAACAACTCCATTACACAAACAAGAGCATCAGCTGAAG GACTTCCCAGTGAATTAGCCGAGGATTCGAAGTTCGTTCCATTGAATGCCGATGATCCCACATATGGTCCACCT GCTTTATTGTTGCTCGGATTTGAAGTCAGTGAGGCAGAGAAG ATACGACAGTTCTTGAAAGAATTGGATGGTGACTTCATGGAG ATTATTTATTGTACTGAAGACATGATTAATGGTTCTCTTTGGGAGGCCGTGAATACAAGGCAACCTAATTTGGAACAAGTGAAG ATTGCAAAATCACTGCCAAGGATCTGTTTTTTCTCTGGTCTTAGTGGGGAGGAGATGATGATGTTCATTGATGCTTTCCCTGAGACTG GATTAGAGCCAGCTGTATTTGCTGCACTTGTTCCCAACAGTGCTGATAAACCGGTAGCTGAGTTGATAGATGAAATTATGGGAGATCATGAAATGCTG ACTGCACAACAATCAGGGTCAACATAA
- the LOC107957404 gene encoding U11/U12 small nuclear ribonucleoprotein 31 kDa protein has translation MKRKSTKNSDSDEDETFYFRYSSAVAPPSSSSSNPNQATSKSTGGGGGSGGLAPSKSTLYVSNLDYSLTNSDLHTLFSTFGKIARVTVLKDRATRNSKGVAFVQFVSRDDALSAASVMHGKILNGRTLSASIAVDNGRAPEFIKKRVYKDKSRCYECGVGGHLSYECPKNQLGPRERPVPKKGRRGGGGGEKREDDGDWGEEESEGGEGFEEENWASVVDGAAEERLRKSEMSEEKKKKMTRKASYFSDESDEEE, from the coding sequence atgaaaagaaaatccaccaaaaaCAGCGATAGTGACGAAGACGAAACCTTTTATTTCCGCTACTCCTCCGCCGTCGCCCCACCCTCATCCTCCTCCTCTAATCCCAATCAAGCCACCTCCAAATCCACCGGCGGTGGCGGCGGGTCCGGCGGTCTAGCCCCATCGAAATCAACCCTTTACGTCTCCAACCTCGACTACTCCCTCACAAACTCCGACCTCCACACTCTCTTCTCCACCTTCGGCAAAATCGCCCGCGTAACAGTACTCAAAGACCGAGCCACAAGGAATTCAAAGGGGGTCGCCTTCGTCCAGTTTGTTTCCCGCGATGACGCGCTATCCGCGGCGAGTGTTATGCACGGGAAAATACTCAACGGCAGAACCCTCAGCGCTTCCATCGCCGTCGATAATGGACGAGCCCCAGAGTTTATTAAGAAAAGGGTTTATAAGGATAAGTCTAGATGTTATGAATGTGGGGTTGGTGGGCATTTATCTTATGAGTGTCCAAAGAATCAGTTGGGGCCAAGGGAGAGACCGGTGCCAAAGAAAGGGCGGAGAGGTGGCGGCGGTGGAGAGAAGAGGGAGGATGATGGGGATTGGGGAGAGGAAGAATCAGAGGGTGGAGAGGGGTTTGAAGAGGAGAATTGGGCGTCTGTGGTGGATGGGGCGGCGGAGGAGAGGTTGAGGAAATCGGAGATGTcggaggaaaagaagaagaagatgacaaGAAAAGCCAGTTATTTTAGTGACGAGAGTGATGAGGAAGAATGA